One Polyangiaceae bacterium genomic window carries:
- a CDS encoding MMPL family transporter: MHFLAHLLVRRTAAWATVFVVFLLSMASLYYASRVDRDDDVLAFLPRQNPEVGIFYDVSKRFGSLDVALVGVESDDVLAPDFLQRLRAATKRLNETDGIGHAMSLANVEDFAADTQRGGITTDYLIGKIPETDAERAALRAKVMSRDHVVGNLISKDGKAVLIYCFAGYGTEQKVVAQKVRTAIEEAFPQEKKYWGGAPFISTYIYDVTQEDMRRLAPWAVLVIVLITVISFRDVIGAGLALLSTAIGIVMSLGLMGALGVSVNVVLGSLPVILFALGSAYPVHILSRYYAIAHGTDGRTALVRTLIEVGPPVVASGLTTVVSLLSFLLMDIKPLRTFGIFTALGIFITLVLAMTFVPAIIYLARLKGKPPQERGPKRFHVWLCTLPQRKRALVGAAVAVVAIASAFYVGKLDSRMDNAAFFMKNSPPDQAERFLHDSFGGSLFLQIQIEGDMTDPAVLREVRTLADRIATTPHVTSVNHIGNVIAQINEAMEGDRRIPDTAAKVKLLYQFLAGKKAVEQLVTDDKRHALMHVKLDTRTAADTEPLVEQIRKLTRDTMLPRIVVVEGPGNRTDELDSRKQTQVVDRLRAVGAQYGVTMPAASDIESRMRGKKGLDVTDAVQAAVIKFLGSDECSVELEGPEPKQKVAKALAGIGAKPAEAKLTEAISTALEKPASDELVLDLAGTVERPLDEIWRRATTAAIAKELVQATKTTVPEGPEGERFMIAVATALMDIDVQRVALPPKAGEEGQALSVSVTGLPVMHAGLSQSVEANQWKSLGFSLGMVLIIMTALFRSLFSGFLGIFPIVLTTSIIYGGMGAMGVRLDIGTSMLASLIIGAGVDYAVHLMASWRAPNGGDISDAAKTAARETGPAIWVNALMVAAGFFVLTLGDARPLQNVGGLTSAAMITAALVTMLVIPLLARKLSYYGGANRIPAVALPSEASDTDLDTGANRPLNERGSR, translated from the coding sequence ATTCCTGCTGTCGATGGCGAGCCTTTATTACGCAAGCCGGGTCGATCGTGACGACGACGTGCTTGCTTTCTTGCCGCGTCAGAATCCGGAAGTCGGCATTTTTTACGACGTCAGCAAGCGATTCGGGAGCCTCGACGTAGCGCTGGTGGGCGTCGAATCGGACGATGTTTTGGCGCCGGACTTTTTGCAACGATTGCGTGCAGCGACGAAACGGCTCAACGAAACCGACGGAATCGGCCATGCCATGAGCTTGGCGAACGTCGAGGACTTTGCGGCGGATACGCAGCGAGGCGGTATCACGACGGATTATCTCATTGGCAAAATTCCGGAAACGGATGCCGAACGTGCCGCACTGCGGGCCAAAGTGATGTCACGGGATCATGTCGTCGGCAATTTGATTTCCAAGGATGGGAAAGCAGTCCTCATTTATTGTTTTGCAGGATACGGAACGGAACAAAAAGTCGTTGCGCAGAAGGTTCGTACGGCGATTGAAGAGGCGTTTCCCCAAGAAAAGAAATATTGGGGCGGGGCTCCTTTCATTTCGACGTACATTTACGATGTGACGCAGGAGGACATGCGGCGATTGGCTCCGTGGGCGGTGCTCGTCATCGTGCTCATCACGGTCATCTCGTTTCGCGATGTCATTGGAGCCGGTCTCGCGCTTTTGTCGACGGCCATTGGCATTGTGATGTCGCTTGGATTGATGGGAGCTCTCGGCGTTTCCGTCAATGTGGTGCTGGGCTCGCTTCCGGTCATTTTATTTGCATTGGGCAGCGCGTATCCGGTGCACATCCTGAGCCGCTATTATGCAATTGCGCACGGAACCGACGGGCGAACGGCGCTCGTACGTACCCTCATCGAAGTAGGACCGCCCGTCGTGGCCAGTGGTTTGACGACGGTGGTCAGTCTGCTGTCGTTCCTGCTCATGGATATCAAGCCACTACGAACGTTCGGCATTTTCACGGCGCTCGGCATTTTCATTACGCTCGTGCTCGCCATGACGTTCGTACCGGCCATCATTTACCTCGCGCGCCTGAAAGGCAAGCCGCCGCAGGAGCGCGGCCCGAAGCGATTCCACGTATGGCTTTGCACGTTGCCGCAGCGCAAGCGCGCCTTGGTCGGAGCTGCCGTGGCGGTGGTGGCCATTGCAAGTGCATTTTATGTCGGGAAGCTCGATAGCCGCATGGACAACGCGGCGTTTTTCATGAAAAACAGCCCGCCCGATCAAGCCGAACGGTTTTTGCACGACTCGTTCGGAGGGTCGCTCTTTCTGCAAATTCAAATCGAAGGCGACATGACCGATCCTGCGGTCCTGCGCGAAGTTCGCACGCTGGCCGATCGTATCGCCACGACGCCGCACGTCACGAGCGTGAACCACATCGGCAACGTGATTGCACAAATCAACGAAGCGATGGAAGGTGATCGCCGCATTCCCGATACGGCGGCAAAAGTAAAACTGCTTTATCAATTCCTTGCTGGAAAAAAGGCCGTCGAGCAGCTCGTCACGGACGACAAACGTCACGCGCTGATGCACGTGAAGCTCGACACGCGCACGGCCGCGGACACCGAACCGCTCGTCGAGCAAATTCGCAAGCTCACGCGCGATACGATGCTGCCGCGTATCGTCGTGGTCGAAGGCCCGGGCAATCGCACGGACGAGCTCGATTCGCGCAAGCAGACGCAAGTCGTGGACCGATTACGCGCAGTCGGAGCGCAGTATGGCGTGACGATGCCTGCTGCGAGCGACATCGAAAGCAGGATGCGCGGCAAGAAAGGGCTCGACGTAACGGACGCTGTGCAAGCGGCCGTGATCAAGTTCCTCGGCTCCGATGAATGCAGCGTGGAGCTCGAAGGGCCGGAGCCGAAGCAAAAGGTTGCCAAGGCGCTTGCGGGCATTGGCGCCAAACCAGCCGAAGCGAAATTGACCGAGGCGATATCGACAGCGCTCGAAAAACCTGCTTCGGACGAGCTTGTTTTGGATCTCGCGGGTACAGTGGAGCGTCCACTGGATGAAATTTGGCGGCGAGCGACGACGGCGGCGATTGCCAAAGAACTCGTGCAAGCAACGAAAACGACCGTGCCGGAAGGGCCCGAGGGTGAACGTTTCATGATTGCGGTCGCAACGGCGCTGATGGATATCGACGTGCAGCGCGTTGCGTTGCCGCCCAAGGCGGGTGAAGAAGGGCAAGCGCTTTCCGTGTCGGTCACGGGATTGCCCGTCATGCACGCGGGCCTGTCGCAAAGCGTCGAAGCCAACCAATGGAAAAGCCTTGGGTTTTCATTGGGTATGGTGCTCATCATCATGACGGCGCTGTTCAGGTCGCTTTTCAGCGGGTTTTTGGGCATCTTCCCCATCGTGCTGACGACGTCGATCATTTACGGCGGGATGGGCGCGATGGGTGTGCGACTCGATATTGGAACATCGATGCTCGCGAGCTTGATCATTGGTGCCGGCGTGGATTATGCAGTGCACTTGATGGCTTCATGGCGCGCGCCGAATGGCGGGGACATCAGCGATGCTGCGAAGACAGCCGCACGCGAAACGGGTCCGGCCATTTGGGTCAATGCGCTGATGGTCGCCGCAGGCTTTTTCGTGCTGACGCTGGGAGATGCACGTCCATTGCAAAACGTGGGTGGACTGACGAGCGCAGCGATGATCACCGCCGCCCTCGTCACGATGCTCGTGATTCCGCTCCTTGCGCGGAAACTGAGCTATTATGGCGGCGCAAATAGAATACCGGCTGTGGCGCTTCCGTCTGAGGCGTCCGACACTGATCTCGACACGGGTGCGAATCGGCCCCTGAACGAACGAGGTTCCCGATGA
- a CDS encoding outer membrane lipoprotein-sorting protein yields the protein MNMSFRGWLSVGAVVSAALVGGGSANADPPADAALGRMDKAMNQAKTQYLEFDIINQEPGKPEKKLGMKVYIKGEKRMTEFTAPADMKGTKVLILSPTQMYVYLPAFGKVRRIASHTTDQGFMGMTFTQDDFAAQMYAPWYTADKLSDSGSDQKLTLLPKAGQTTPYGKLEFTIVKDKGLPSEIKYFNASGKHVKTETRSDYKCEGAVCTPMTLKMVDHTKGGHWTKFTTKTWKVNEPISDDLFSKRNLEK from the coding sequence ATGAATATGTCTTTCCGTGGTTGGCTTTCCGTTGGTGCAGTGGTTTCCGCCGCGCTGGTTGGTGGTGGCAGCGCAAACGCCGATCCCCCTGCGGACGCGGCGCTCGGGCGCATGGACAAGGCCATGAACCAGGCGAAAACGCAGTATTTGGAGTTCGATATCATCAACCAGGAGCCTGGGAAGCCCGAGAAGAAACTCGGCATGAAGGTGTACATCAAGGGCGAGAAGCGGATGACGGAATTCACCGCGCCCGCCGATATGAAGGGCACGAAGGTGCTCATTCTGAGCCCGACACAGATGTACGTGTACCTGCCGGCATTCGGCAAAGTGCGCCGCATTGCGAGCCACACGACCGATCAAGGTTTCATGGGAATGACCTTTACGCAGGACGACTTTGCGGCGCAGATGTATGCGCCGTGGTATACGGCAGACAAGCTGAGCGACTCCGGAAGCGACCAGAAGCTCACGCTTCTCCCCAAGGCAGGACAAACCACGCCTTATGGCAAACTCGAATTCACCATCGTCAAAGACAAGGGTTTGCCGTCGGAAATCAAATACTTCAATGCCTCTGGCAAGCACGTGAAAACCGAAACGCGTTCGGATTACAAGTGCGAGGGCGCCGTGTGCACGCCAATGACGTTGAAGATGGTCGACCACACGAAAGGTGGCCACTGGACGAAATTCACCACCAAGACGTGGAAAGTGAACGAACCCATCAGCGACGACTTGTTCTCGAAACGCAACCTCGAAAAATAG
- a CDS encoding HEAT repeat domain-containing protein yields MTARRGPDFSLEKAVEDPGFFPRQTDVSDLLDMVAMGSSAADGAKRALVHFGPDAARAALTKTNITDTKARARLVQLVGRIAGEHGGEDLLQSLVERLGDDDAMVRRAAANALGKQRTPLVASALSAALSKETDASARRAMAAALGKTGGADAARSLDELDARGDELLARTTSRAALIAQRTAGREVPSAFDASKALKGPVPVVLHCRSGLAPILLGELDADLSPRLPPDANRVDRVLVTLTGAPERLFRARTMSSFGFPLPTETIGPEGDVATALTRALASPTAARIFDAYTKGPVRFRIDWADGGKHRAVTWRAAEQMAEACPSIINDPTSSTWDAVVSQAAGALDVELRPRFEDPRFTYRQADVPAASHPTIAAALVRIAGVRPDDVVWDPFVGSGMELCERTMAGPYVRLIGTDRDPAALDVARRNLEAAGASNVELHRDNALTFVPRGPRAPTLVITNPPMGRRVLRGEDLHTFLDRFLAHAAAVLAPGGRIAWITPVPTQSARVAKDLGLERLFAARVDMGGFDAEMQLLRVPTRGLKTAPPRAMDRRGRR; encoded by the coding sequence ATGACAGCGCGAAGAGGCCCGGATTTCAGCCTCGAAAAGGCGGTCGAGGATCCCGGTTTTTTTCCTCGGCAAACAGATGTGTCCGACCTACTCGACATGGTCGCGATGGGTTCGTCCGCAGCCGACGGCGCCAAACGGGCACTCGTACACTTCGGTCCGGACGCAGCACGTGCTGCGTTGACCAAGACGAACATCACGGACACCAAGGCACGAGCTCGCCTCGTTCAACTCGTTGGACGCATCGCTGGCGAACACGGTGGCGAGGACCTTTTGCAATCGCTCGTCGAACGCCTCGGCGACGACGACGCGATGGTTCGTCGCGCAGCGGCAAACGCACTCGGCAAGCAGCGTACGCCCCTCGTAGCGTCCGCTTTGTCGGCAGCGCTTTCAAAAGAAACGGACGCATCTGCTCGGCGCGCGATGGCTGCTGCGCTTGGCAAGACCGGCGGTGCAGACGCGGCCCGCTCGCTCGACGAGCTGGATGCGCGAGGCGACGAGTTGCTCGCCCGCACGACATCCAGGGCCGCGCTCATTGCGCAACGAACCGCAGGCCGCGAAGTGCCCTCGGCGTTCGATGCATCGAAGGCGCTGAAAGGGCCCGTGCCGGTGGTTCTTCATTGTCGCTCGGGACTCGCTCCCATCTTGCTCGGCGAGCTCGATGCCGATTTGTCGCCGCGTTTGCCACCCGACGCAAACCGTGTCGATCGCGTGCTCGTCACGCTCACCGGGGCACCCGAACGATTGTTTCGAGCTCGTACGATGTCGAGTTTCGGTTTCCCACTTCCAACGGAAACCATTGGACCCGAGGGAGACGTCGCGACGGCCCTCACGCGCGCGCTTGCATCGCCCACGGCTGCGCGGATTTTCGACGCGTACACGAAAGGGCCCGTGCGCTTCCGCATCGATTGGGCCGACGGGGGAAAGCATCGCGCCGTCACATGGCGCGCAGCGGAGCAAATGGCCGAAGCGTGTCCGTCGATCATCAACGACCCCACATCGAGCACCTGGGATGCGGTCGTTTCCCAGGCGGCAGGGGCTCTCGATGTCGAGCTACGTCCACGCTTCGAGGACCCTCGTTTCACCTATCGGCAAGCTGACGTGCCTGCGGCATCGCATCCGACGATCGCTGCAGCGCTCGTGCGAATTGCGGGGGTTCGTCCGGACGATGTCGTATGGGATCCGTTCGTCGGTTCGGGCATGGAGCTTTGTGAACGAACGATGGCGGGCCCTTACGTGCGGCTCATCGGCACCGATCGCGATCCCGCGGCGCTCGACGTTGCGCGGCGCAACCTCGAAGCTGCGGGCGCATCGAACGTGGAGCTACATCGCGACAATGCGCTCACGTTCGTGCCGCGTGGACCGCGCGCTCCGACGCTTGTCATTACAAACCCACCCATGGGTCGCCGCGTTCTGCGCGGAGAAGACCTTCACACGTTTCTCGATCGCTTCTTGGCGCATGCAGCAGCGGTGCTCGCGCCTGGTGGTAGGATCGCGTGGATCACGCCCGTGCCCACACAAAGCGCACGCGTGGCCAAGGATCTCGGCCTCGAACGGCTCTTCGCCGCACGCGTGGACATGGGCGGGTTCGATGCGGAAATGCAGCTCCTTCGCGTGCCGACGCGAGGTTTGAAGACTGCGCCTCCCCGAGCGATGGACAGGCGAGGACGACGTTAA
- a CDS encoding nucleotidyltransferase family protein, producing the protein MADTVAIILAAGKGFRLGGPKALLLWPGPKGTKPRPLAIAHAEARLAAESNRAIVVARKQIVQALIPFVCPGLDLVVSDAAEDLGPAGSIATAAPRIDTGDRVLVCPVDTLPARRDVAEKLLSALGASGTPPLAAKPRYGERFGHPVAMQGVALGRYREPNPPPLRDYLRTLGDAVVGVDVSDPEVLVDIDTPAEAVRYLHGPPTFLNG; encoded by the coding sequence ATGGCAGACACGGTGGCGATCATTCTCGCGGCGGGTAAGGGCTTTCGCCTCGGCGGCCCCAAAGCGCTGCTCCTGTGGCCAGGTCCGAAAGGAACCAAGCCCCGGCCGCTAGCGATCGCGCATGCGGAAGCTCGCCTTGCGGCAGAGTCGAATCGCGCCATCGTCGTGGCTCGAAAACAGATTGTCCAAGCGCTCATTCCGTTCGTTTGTCCGGGCCTCGATCTGGTCGTATCGGATGCAGCGGAGGACCTGGGTCCGGCAGGCTCGATTGCAACCGCAGCGCCTCGAATCGACACGGGCGACCGCGTGCTCGTTTGTCCTGTAGATACGCTCCCCGCACGTCGCGACGTTGCTGAAAAATTGCTCTCGGCGCTCGGTGCTTCGGGTACGCCACCGCTTGCCGCAAAGCCGCGGTACGGAGAACGCTTCGGGCATCCCGTCGCGATGCAAGGCGTGGCGCTTGGTCGATATCGCGAACCGAATCCGCCCCCACTACGCGACTACCTGCGCACGCTCGGCGATGCAGTTGTCGGCGTGGACGTATCGGATCCCGAAGTCCTCGTGGACATCGACACACCCGCGGAAGCGGTTCGATATCTCCATGGCCCGCCGACGTTCCTGAACGGATAG
- a CDS encoding ADP-ribosylglycohydrolase family protein, which yields MSEIIGGATDSAAWRSSWARGTLLGLAVGDAFGTTLEFTACEAPPFPTLATGPHVDITGGGPFSVEPGQVTDDTQMAACLAASLKEHGRFHPTDVAQRYVAWVEHAFDIGNLTHASLSMIARGVSIGEASRRAWIHSDRKSAGNGSLMRIAPIAVAFVDDPVARRLAALADSAITHFDPRCRIACAAFCSAIAEAGAGRTDPMQMHAAAVEEVDDAATALIDLVPRDGPDVERAREALLGDLELAKHDDPGLYQADMHIHRSQGFVRVAFRLAFWELLHAPTFEAALVDAVNRGGDADTNGAITGALVGARLGEEAIPAAWKTRVLDALKTSSHAALRDVYHPRVLLDLAGGMRRN from the coding sequence ATGAGCGAAATCATTGGTGGAGCAACGGATTCGGCCGCGTGGAGGTCTTCGTGGGCACGCGGAACGCTCTTAGGGCTCGCGGTGGGCGACGCGTTCGGCACGACGCTCGAGTTCACGGCCTGCGAAGCGCCGCCATTTCCGACGCTCGCAACGGGTCCTCATGTCGACATCACCGGTGGTGGACCGTTCTCCGTGGAACCGGGTCAAGTCACCGACGACACGCAAATGGCCGCGTGTTTGGCGGCCAGTTTGAAGGAGCACGGCCGGTTTCACCCGACAGACGTCGCGCAGCGTTACGTCGCATGGGTGGAGCACGCGTTCGACATCGGAAACCTCACGCACGCGAGCTTGTCGATGATTGCTCGGGGTGTTTCGATCGGCGAAGCATCACGCCGCGCATGGATCCATTCCGATCGCAAGTCCGCCGGCAACGGCTCGCTCATGCGCATTGCGCCCATTGCGGTGGCGTTTGTCGACGATCCCGTCGCGCGACGATTGGCCGCGCTTGCAGACAGCGCCATCACGCACTTCGATCCGCGATGCCGGATCGCGTGTGCTGCGTTTTGCTCTGCGATCGCCGAAGCTGGCGCAGGTCGCACGGATCCCATGCAGATGCACGCTGCTGCCGTGGAAGAAGTCGATGACGCAGCGACCGCGCTCATCGACCTCGTGCCGCGCGATGGTCCGGACGTCGAACGAGCGCGCGAGGCGCTGCTCGGCGATCTCGAGCTTGCAAAGCACGATGATCCCGGACTCTACCAGGCCGACATGCACATCCATCGATCGCAAGGGTTTGTCCGAGTCGCCTTTCGGCTCGCGTTTTGGGAACTACTGCACGCACCCACGTTCGAGGCGGCCCTCGTGGATGCCGTCAATCGCGGCGGTGATGCCGACACGAACGGGGCCATCACGGGCGCGCTCGTGGGCGCACGCCTCGGCGAGGAAGCGATTCCCGCAGCTTGGAAGACCCGCGTCCTCGATGCGCTGAAGACCTCGTCCCATGCAGCCTTGCGTGACGTTTATCATCCCCGCGTCTTGCTCGACCTGGCCGGCGGTATGCGAAGAAATTGA
- a CDS encoding xanthine dehydrogenase family protein, whose product MATSSPSTIHSPFVGTNVPRVDGLAKVTGRAAYVDDIRPAPGELFGATVRSPYARGNLRSVTLDPAFDWSDVTVVRASDLAVNEVQCISAEQPILASDRIAHAYEPIVLLACADKQKLARAMLAVKLDIEPLAPVLDPEVSLAKRDVIWGDDNVQKRIAITKGSADVPEEDASLRAIDAAIAACAVVVHGKYATHHQEQLYIEPQGVIAHWDDAGVHVIGSIQCPYYVHKALVHAFGLPGDRVHVTQSVTGGGFGGKEEYPSVIALHAAILAKHSGQHVRMIYDRKEDIEATTKRHPAICEITSGSDADGTLRALKMRILMDGGAYMTLSPVVLSRGALHASGAYRWQDVRIDAFAVATNTPPNGAFRGFGAPQTIWAIERHLDQVAQKTGKDPVELKRQNMLHEGDTTATGQVLRGSVGIAECVEKALASSEYQKKRLAGPTIRGRTARGIGASIFMHGAGFTGAGENMLKGRVAVDLLPGGRLNIRTASTDIGQGTETVFRQMVADAAGVELDAVDFTVPSTTHVPDSGPTVASRTVMVVGSIVERAAKEVAARVHAEQEKGGGGFAEAADRLLAREETVTALVQYHHPDWVKWDDKTYKGDAYPVYGYACDVAEVEVDLDTFEVTVLGFWSATDVGKAIHPIMCKGQIEGGSLQAIGWALWENVVWKDGKILNPRMTNYIIPTALDAPPFHVDIVEAPYAYGPGGGAKGVGELPMDGGAPAIAAAIEHATGIAAHDLPLLPEQLLALHVARQARV is encoded by the coding sequence ATCGCGACATCTTCTCCCTCCACGATTCATTCGCCGTTTGTCGGAACCAACGTCCCGCGCGTGGACGGCTTGGCCAAAGTGACCGGACGAGCAGCGTACGTGGACGACATTCGTCCTGCGCCGGGCGAGCTCTTTGGCGCAACCGTGCGAAGCCCTTACGCGCGCGGCAATCTGCGCAGCGTGACGCTCGATCCAGCATTCGACTGGAGCGACGTGACCGTCGTGCGAGCAAGCGATCTCGCGGTGAACGAAGTGCAGTGCATTTCGGCCGAGCAGCCCATTCTTGCGAGCGATCGCATCGCTCACGCGTACGAGCCGATCGTGCTTTTGGCATGCGCGGACAAACAGAAGCTCGCGCGCGCCATGCTCGCCGTGAAGCTCGACATCGAGCCGCTCGCGCCCGTTCTCGATCCGGAAGTGTCGCTCGCCAAGCGCGACGTCATCTGGGGCGACGACAACGTGCAGAAGCGTATCGCCATTACGAAGGGCAGCGCCGATGTGCCGGAGGAAGACGCGAGCCTTCGGGCGATCGACGCAGCGATTGCAGCATGCGCGGTGGTCGTGCACGGCAAGTATGCGACGCACCATCAAGAGCAGCTTTACATTGAACCGCAGGGCGTGATCGCGCATTGGGACGACGCGGGCGTACACGTCATTGGTTCCATCCAATGCCCTTATTATGTGCACAAAGCATTGGTGCATGCATTTGGTTTGCCCGGGGATCGCGTGCACGTGACCCAATCGGTGACAGGCGGCGGGTTTGGCGGCAAAGAAGAATATCCGTCGGTCATTGCGCTCCATGCGGCAATCTTGGCGAAACACAGCGGCCAGCATGTGCGGATGATTTACGACCGCAAAGAAGACATCGAAGCGACGACGAAGAGGCATCCGGCAATATGCGAAATCACGTCGGGCTCGGATGCGGACGGCACCCTGCGAGCGCTAAAGATGCGGATTCTCATGGACGGCGGCGCCTACATGACGCTTTCGCCCGTGGTTTTGTCCCGCGGAGCGCTGCATGCGTCCGGCGCGTATCGCTGGCAAGACGTGCGTATCGATGCATTCGCGGTCGCGACGAATACGCCGCCCAATGGAGCGTTTCGAGGATTCGGTGCGCCGCAAACGATATGGGCCATCGAACGGCACTTGGACCAGGTCGCTCAGAAAACGGGAAAAGACCCGGTCGAGCTGAAGCGGCAAAACATGCTGCACGAAGGCGATACCACGGCGACGGGCCAAGTGCTCCGCGGGTCCGTGGGTATTGCGGAATGCGTCGAAAAAGCTCTTGCCTCGAGCGAATATCAGAAAAAACGTTTGGCAGGACCCACCATTCGCGGACGCACGGCACGAGGCATCGGCGCGAGCATTTTCATGCACGGCGCGGGTTTCACGGGAGCCGGTGAAAACATGTTGAAAGGCCGCGTAGCGGTCGATTTGCTCCCGGGCGGAAGGCTCAACATTCGCACGGCCTCCACGGATATCGGCCAAGGCACGGAGACGGTATTTCGTCAAATGGTGGCAGATGCCGCCGGCGTTGAATTGGATGCCGTCGATTTCACCGTTCCTTCGACGACGCACGTGCCGGATTCCGGACCCACCGTTGCATCACGCACGGTCATGGTCGTGGGCTCCATCGTCGAGCGCGCTGCGAAAGAAGTTGCTGCTCGTGTTCACGCCGAACAAGAAAAGGGTGGCGGCGGTTTCGCCGAAGCCGCCGATAGGCTCCTCGCGCGAGAAGAAACCGTCACGGCGCTCGTTCAATACCATCATCCGGATTGGGTGAAGTGGGACGATAAAACCTACAAAGGCGACGCATACCCCGTCTACGGATATGCGTGCGACGTCGCCGAAGTCGAAGTGGATCTCGATACCTTCGAGGTCACGGTGCTCGGATTCTGGAGCGCCACCGACGTGGGCAAAGCCATTCATCCCATCATGTGCAAAGGCCAAATCGAAGGCGGAAGCTTGCAAGCCATCGGCTGGGCGCTTTGGGAAAACGTCGTTTGGAAAGACGGCAAGATCCTCAATCCCCGAATGACGAATTACATCATCCCCACGGCGCTCGATGCGCCTCCCTTCCACGTCGATATCGTCGAAGCGCCGTATGCGTACGGCCCTGGAGGTGGCGCAAAGGGCGTTGGCGAATTGCCAATGGACGGAGGCGCACCAGCCATTGCGGCAGCCATCGAACATGCAACGGGCATTGCCGCACATGATTTGCCATTGCTCCCCGAGCAACTCTTGGCGCTGCACGTCGCACGACAGGCTCGAGTTTAG
- the gloA gene encoding lactoylglutathione lyase, with product MRILHTMLRVGDLDRSLAFYTEVLGMRLLRKRDYPEGRFTLAFLGYGDEDSTAVLELTHNWDTKSYDLGNGFGHIAIAVPDAYKACADVKARGGKVTREAGPMKHGTTVIAFVEDPDGYKIEFIQRKVEE from the coding sequence ATGCGCATTCTGCACACCATGCTCCGCGTCGGCGATCTCGACAGGTCGCTCGCTTTTTACACCGAAGTCCTCGGCATGCGCCTTTTGCGCAAACGCGACTATCCCGAAGGACGATTCACGCTCGCATTCCTCGGTTACGGTGACGAAGATTCGACCGCCGTTTTGGAATTGACACACAATTGGGACACGAAGTCGTACGACCTCGGCAATGGTTTCGGCCACATCGCCATTGCCGTGCCCGATGCGTACAAGGCTTGTGCCGACGTCAAAGCGCGCGGGGGCAAGGTGACGCGCGAAGCGGGGCCGATGAAACACGGCACGACGGTGATTGCGTTCGTCGAAGATCCGGATGGATACAAAATTGAATTCATTCAGCGCAAGGTGGAGGAATAG
- a CDS encoding (2Fe-2S)-binding protein: MKISLNVNGQSREVDLPPLVRLLDALRGPLGLTGTKEGCGEGECGSCTVLLDGVPVNACLVSIGQCEGRTVTTVEGLPDTVRKGPLAQCFIDHGGAQCGICTPGILVSAEALLGRRPDPTDAEIREAIAGNLCRCTGYQRIVESVLEAAKQRRESGGAA, from the coding sequence TTGAAGATCAGCTTGAACGTCAATGGGCAATCGCGCGAGGTCGACCTTCCGCCGCTCGTCCGGCTGCTCGATGCATTGCGTGGTCCACTGGGCCTCACGGGCACGAAGGAAGGCTGCGGCGAAGGCGAATGCGGCTCGTGCACGGTATTGCTCGATGGAGTGCCCGTGAATGCGTGCCTGGTTTCGATTGGGCAATGCGAAGGGCGCACGGTGACGACCGTCGAGGGGTTGCCCGATACGGTACGAAAAGGCCCGCTTGCGCAATGCTTCATCGATCACGGCGGCGCTCAATGCGGCATTTGCACGCCGGGCATTCTCGTGAGCGCCGAAGCGCTGCTCGGACGGCGTCCCGATCCGACGGATGCCGAAATACGCGAAGCCATTGCGGGCAATCTTTGCCGCTGCACGGGATATCAACGCATCGTAGAAAGCGTGCTCGAAGCAGCCAAACAACGTCGCGAGAGCGGAGGTGCGGCGTGA